Proteins found in one Quercus robur chromosome 2, dhQueRobu3.1, whole genome shotgun sequence genomic segment:
- the LOC126713614 gene encoding uncharacterized protein LOC126713614, producing MDRYQRVEKPRAETPMNENEIRITTQGRMRNYITYATTLLQEKGSNEISLKAMGRAINKTVMIAELIKRRIAGLHQNTAIGSTDITDVWEPLEEGLLPLETTRHVSIITITLSKKELDTSSTGYQPPIPADQVRPWTEYEYEGEGSPSMRGRGRGGRGRGRGRGNFNNGVVEYNGDGGFDGGRGYGGRGRGHGRSRGYRGRGRGYGGGIFQQDFGGYNNYGNNYGGGPAPAQGRGRGRGRGRGRGRGRGFRSDGPVQAAA from the exons ATGGATCGGTATCAGAGGGTGGAGAAGCCGAGAGCGGAGACGCCAATGAACGAGAACGAGATTCGCATCACCACTCAGGGCAGGATGAGGAACTACATTACCTATGCCACCACTCTGCTCCAG GAAAAAGGATCTAATGAAATTTCTCTGAAAGCCATGGGCAGAGCCATCAACAAAACTGTGATGATTGCTGAATTGATTAAG cGAAGAATCGCTGGTCTTCATCAGAATACTGCAATTGGTTCTACTGATATAACTGATGTGTGGGAGCCGCTAGAAGAGGGACTTCTTCC CCTGGAAACTACTCGCCATGTATCAATTATAACAATTACTTTGTCCAAGAAGGAACTAGATACATCCTCCACAGG GTACCAACCACCTATTCCGGCTGATCAAGTTAGGCCCTGGACTGAATATGAGTATGAAGGAG AGGGCTCTCCTAGCATGCGTGGTAGAGGACGTGGTGGTCGAGGAAGGGGCAGAGGAAGAG GGAATTTTAACAATGGAGTTGTGGAGTATAATGGAGATGGTGGCTTTGATGGTGGGCGGGGGTATGGAGGTAGAGGACGAGGCCATGGAAGAAGTCGTGGCTATCGTGGGCGTGGAAGGGGCTATGGCGGTGGGATTTTTCAACAGGATTTTGGTGGTTATAATAACTATGGGAATAACTATGGAGGTGGGCCAGCCCCTGCACAAGGCCGCG GGCGTGGAAGAGGCAGGGGAAGAGGCCGTGGACGTGGTCGGGGTTTCAGATCAGATGGTCCTGTGCAGGCTGCTGCCTGA